The Pseudodesulfovibrio sp. JC047 genome includes the window GACCCTCCTTCACAACGATGGATGTCTTGATCGGCAGCTTGTAAGAAGCGCGCTTGAGTGCTTCCTTGGCCAACTCGATGTCAACACCTTTAACTTCGTACATAATACGACCCGGTTTCACCGGCGCAACCCAACCATCGGGAGCGCCTTTACCCTTACCCATGCGGACTTCCGCGGGCTTGGAGGTGACGGGGAAATCAGGGAAGATGCGGATCCAGACTTTACCGCCGCGCTTGATGTGCCGCATAATAGCGACACGGGCGGATTCGATTTGCTGGGCTGTAATCTTTCCGTGCTCCAATGCCTTCAGGCCGATATCGCCGAAGGACACACTGTTACCCCGTTGGGCCTTGCCTCTGAGGCGGCCTTTCTGCCGCTTTCTGAATTTTACTCTTTTTGGAGCAAGCATTACTGTTCTACCTCTTTGTCCAGAATCTCACCCTTGAAAATCCAGACCTTGACTCCGATCACGCCGTACGTAGTAGCTGCTTCGGCGAAACCATAGTCGATGTCGGCACGGAGTGTGTGCAAAGGCACACGCCCATCACGGTACCATTCGGCGCGTGCGATTTCGGCGCCAGCCAGGCGACCTGCACATGCGACCTTGATACCCTCTCCACCGAATTTCCTGGCAAGGCCCACCGTACGCTTCATGGCACGGCGGAAGGCAATTCGACGTTCAAGCTGCTGGGCAATGTTCTCAGCTACGAGCTGAGCTTCAACCTCCGGTCGACGGATCTCGTTGACCTCAATGGTGAATTCAGTTTGAAACTTGTTGCGCAATTCTTCACGCAACTTTTCTATCTCGACACCTTTACGACCGATAACAATACCGGGACGTGCAGTGTGGATGATCAGGCGCATCTTGCCGCCGGCCCGCTCGATTTCGATACGGGCAACGCCAGCTTGATACAATTTTTTCTTAACGAACTTGCGTACCTGGTCGTCCTGAAGAACGAACGCAGGATAGTCCTTTTTGCTGTACCAGCGGGACAGCCAGTTCTTGTTATACCCCAGACGAAAACCGTAAGGATGTACTTTCTGTCCCATATTACTGTTCCTTCACTACGATTGTAATGTGGCTGGTACGCTTCCTGATGCGATAGGCGCGGCCCATGGCACGCGGCTGGATACGCTTCCAGGTAGGACCTTCGTTAACCATGACCGAATCAACGATCAGGGAATCAACATCAACGCCGGGCATCTGTTCCGCATTGGAAATAGCGGAAAAGAGCACCTTGCTGAGAATTTTGGCAGCTTTCTTCGGAGTGAACCGGAGAATGTTGAGCGCGTCTTCCACGCCCTTGCCTTTAATATTCTCGGCAACAAGACGAGTCTTGCGCGGAGATACACGGATGAATTTAGAGACTGCTTTAGCTTCCATGATGTCCTCCTAACCTACTTCTTCTTATCGGCAAGATGGCCGAAGTAAGTACGGGTCGGGGAAAATTCACCCAATTTGTGTCCGACCATATTTTCGGTAACGAACACGGGGATGAACTTACGACCATTATGGACAGCGAAAGTCATACCGACCATCTCAGGGACGATCGTGGAACGGCGGGACCAAGTTTTGATCACGCGGCGATCCTGATTTTCAGCAGCCACTTGAATTTTCTTTATCAGGTGCCCGTCAAGGAACGGACCCTTTTTAAGAGATCTAGGCATTAGTTATACTCCTACTTCTGGCCGCGGCGTTTGACGATGAGCTTCGAGGAAGCCTTCTTCGTATTCCGGGTCTTGTAACCCTTGGCCGGGGTACCCCACGGGGAAACCGGATGACGACCACCGGAACTACGACCTTCACCACCACCCAACGGGTGATCGATCGGGTTCATTGCCACACCACGAACTTTCGGGCGACGACCGAGCCAACGGTTACGGCCAGCTTTACCGATCTTGATTTTCTCATGTTGAATATTTCCAACCTGACCGACTGTGGCACAACATGTGGCCAGGATCTTGCGAACCTCACCAGAAGGCATCCGCAGAAGAGCATATTTGCCTTCTTTGGCGACCAGCTGTGCATAGGTACCGGCTGCACGGCAGAACTGTCCACCCTTTCCAGGATGCAGTTCGATGTTGTGCACGATGGTACCTGTCGGAATCCGGGTCAGGTCCATGGCGTTACCGGGCTTGATGTCAGCACCTTCACCAGCAACGATGGAATCACCCTGATTCAGGCCGACAGGGGCCAGGATATACCGTTTCTCGCCATCGACGTAATGCAAAAGAGCAATACGAGCGCTGCGATTCGGATCATATTCAATCTCGGCAACCGTGGCAGGAACGCCAACCTTGTTGCGTTTGAAATCAATGAGACGGTACAGAGTCTTGTGTCCTCCACCGCGACGGCGCATGGTGACACGACCATTATTATTACGGCCAGACTTTTTCGTCAGGCCCTTTGTCAACGACCTCTCGGGAGTGGTCCTGGTGATCTCGGCGAAATCGGAGATCGTCTGGAACCGACGACCCGGAGAAGTAGGCTTCAACTTACGGGTTGCCATGGTTACACTCCTTCGAATATTTCGATTTTGTCACCGACAGCAAGCTTGACGTATGCCTTCTTGTAGCCGGAAATCCGACCACCAGTGGAACGACCAAACTTCTTGCGGGGCATTGCTTTCTTCCGGACAATATTCACTGACTCGACTTTGACGTCGAAGGCTGTCTCAACGGCCTTCTTCACCTCGATCTTGTTGGAATCGGGGTGGACGTAGAAAGAGACGTGATTGGATTGCTCTTTTGCATCGTTGGCCTTTTCAGAAACAACGGGCTTGAGCAGAACTTGTGAATAATCCATTACTTCAACCTCTCTTGAACGTCTTGCGCGGCGGCCTCGAGCATAACCAGC containing:
- the rplP gene encoding 50S ribosomal protein L16, translating into MLAPKRVKFRKRQKGRLRGKAQRGNSVSFGDIGLKALEHGKITAQQIESARVAIMRHIKRGGKVWIRIFPDFPVTSKPAEVRMGKGKGAPDGWVAPVKPGRIMYEVKGVDIELAKEALKRASYKLPIKTSIVVKEGL
- the rplV gene encoding 50S ribosomal protein L22; translation: MEAKAVSKFIRVSPRKTRLVAENIKGKGVEDALNILRFTPKKAAKILSKVLFSAISNAEQMPGVDVDSLIVDSVMVNEGPTWKRIQPRAMGRAYRIRKRTSHITIVVKEQ
- the rpsC gene encoding 30S ribosomal protein S3, with the protein product MGQKVHPYGFRLGYNKNWLSRWYSKKDYPAFVLQDDQVRKFVKKKLYQAGVARIEIERAGGKMRLIIHTARPGIVIGRKGVEIEKLREELRNKFQTEFTIEVNEIRRPEVEAQLVAENIAQQLERRIAFRRAMKRTVGLARKFGGEGIKVACAGRLAGAEIARAEWYRDGRVPLHTLRADIDYGFAEAATTYGVIGVKVWIFKGEILDKEVEQ
- the rplW gene encoding 50S ribosomal protein L23, which translates into the protein MDYSQVLLKPVVSEKANDAKEQSNHVSFYVHPDSNKIEVKKAVETAFDVKVESVNIVRKKAMPRKKFGRSTGGRISGYKKAYVKLAVGDKIEIFEGV
- the rpsS gene encoding 30S ribosomal protein S19, whose amino-acid sequence is MPRSLKKGPFLDGHLIKKIQVAAENQDRRVIKTWSRRSTIVPEMVGMTFAVHNGRKFIPVFVTENMVGHKLGEFSPTRTYFGHLADKKK
- the rplB gene encoding 50S ribosomal protein L2; its protein translation is MATRKLKPTSPGRRFQTISDFAEITRTTPERSLTKGLTKKSGRNNNGRVTMRRRGGGHKTLYRLIDFKRNKVGVPATVAEIEYDPNRSARIALLHYVDGEKRYILAPVGLNQGDSIVAGEGADIKPGNAMDLTRIPTGTIVHNIELHPGKGGQFCRAAGTYAQLVAKEGKYALLRMPSGEVRKILATCCATVGQVGNIQHEKIKIGKAGRNRWLGRRPKVRGVAMNPIDHPLGGGEGRSSGGRHPVSPWGTPAKGYKTRNTKKASSKLIVKRRGQK